The proteins below are encoded in one region of Thermodesulforhabdaceae bacterium:
- a CDS encoding 2-oxoacid:acceptor oxidoreductase family protein has translation MKQQIVISGFGGQGVVFITKLITETAVFKGLSVLASETHGMAQRGGNVVSHIKVYDAQNKDGRFWSPLIQSGNADILIALHPESIPPYRHLLKEGGIIICNSPVISDSTPPSMIVFDATSVASRMGNHRMANVILIGFAAAKGYLFCSPDDLIEMLKKEGEDQNQGIIKAIEIGARES, from the coding sequence ATGAAACAACAGATTGTCATTTCGGGTTTTGGCGGTCAAGGGGTTGTATTCATTACAAAACTGATAACAGAAACGGCCGTTTTCAAAGGTCTTTCAGTGCTTGCATCAGAAACTCATGGAATGGCTCAACGTGGAGGCAATGTAGTAAGCCATATAAAGGTCTATGATGCACAAAACAAAGATGGAAGATTCTGGAGTCCTTTAATTCAGTCGGGTAATGCCGACATTTTGATAGCTCTACATCCGGAAAGCATTCCACCTTACAGACATCTCCTAAAAGAAGGGGGTATTATTATTTGCAACAGTCCGGTCATTTCTGATAGCACACCGCCTAGCATGATCGTTTTTGACGCAACATCCGTTGCATCCAGGATGGGAAATCACCGCATGGCAAATGTCATTCTCATCGGATTTGCCGCAGCAAAGGGCTATTTGTTCTGTTCCCCAGATGATCTTATAGAAATGTTAAAGAAGGAAGGCGAAGACCAAAACCAAGGCATTATTAAAGCTATAGAGATCGGGGCTCGAGAGTCATGA